One Orrella dioscoreae genomic window carries:
- the waaC gene encoding lipopolysaccharide heptosyltransferase I — protein sequence MPTRILIVRTSSLGDLVHMLPAISDIAAHVPGAQIDWLAEESFAEIPGWHPAVNEVIRVAHRRWRKAWWSAPVRAERAALRQRLRDVRYDIVLDMQALMKSAWLVRQARGVKHGLDWRSAREPLASLFYDVRHRVEFWQPAVIRQRKLAASVFGYTPQGAPDFGLQAFARVPGQAPAEGQATGSPYAIIMPSASRDDKLWPVEDWQAVFDQLQEAGLGLRLLAGNAAETARAQSLIVARENAVVLPRMGLTEIARELAGARLMVGLDSGLTHLSAGLGRPTVGIYKASTPVRTPLVGSAYTASLGDRGAPPSRDAVQRAVEQALGEAPDA from the coding sequence ATGCCCACCCGCATCCTAATCGTACGCACCTCCTCGCTCGGCGACCTGGTGCACATGCTGCCCGCGATCTCCGACATCGCCGCGCATGTGCCCGGGGCCCAGATCGACTGGCTGGCCGAGGAGTCCTTTGCCGAGATTCCCGGCTGGCATCCCGCCGTCAACGAGGTCATCCGCGTGGCGCATCGCCGCTGGCGCAAGGCCTGGTGGTCGGCGCCGGTGCGGGCCGAACGCGCGGCGCTGCGCCAGCGTTTGCGCGACGTGCGCTATGACATCGTGCTGGATATGCAGGCGCTCATGAAGTCCGCCTGGCTGGTGCGCCAGGCGCGCGGCGTGAAACATGGCCTGGATTGGCGCTCGGCGCGCGAGCCCCTGGCGTCGCTGTTCTACGACGTGCGGCATCGGGTGGAATTCTGGCAGCCTGCCGTCATCCGCCAGCGCAAGCTGGCGGCGTCGGTGTTCGGCTACACGCCCCAGGGCGCACCGGATTTCGGCCTGCAGGCCTTTGCCCGCGTGCCGGGCCAGGCGCCCGCCGAGGGACAGGCCACCGGATCGCCTTACGCGATCATCATGCCGTCGGCCAGCCGCGACGACAAACTCTGGCCGGTGGAAGACTGGCAGGCGGTGTTCGACCAGCTGCAGGAAGCGGGCCTCGGCCTGCGCCTGCTGGCGGGCAATGCCGCCGAAACCGCGCGGGCGCAATCCTTGATCGTGGCGCGCGAGAATGCCGTGGTGCTGCCCCGCATGGGCCTCACCGAGATCGCCCGCGAGCTGGCGGGCGCACGTCTCATGGTGGGGCTCGATAGCGGGCTGACCCACCTGTCGGCCGGCCTGGGCCGCCCCACCGTGGGCATCTACAAGGCTTCCACGCCTGTCCGCACGCCGCTGGTGGGGAGCGCCTACACCGCCAGCCTGGGCGATCGGGGGGCGCCGCCTTCGCGGGACGCGGTGCAACGCGCCGTCGAACAGGCGCTGGGCGAAGCGCCGGACGCCTGA
- the rfbA gene encoding glucose-1-phosphate thymidylyltransferase RfbA: MRKGIILAGGQGTRLYPMTRCISKQLLPIFDKPMVYYPLSVLMLAGIQEILIISTPTDLPRFKELLGDGAPLGLKLSYAAQETPRGLADAFVVGESFIGDSDVALILGDNIFYGVGLSTSLERAMSRRQGATVFSYEVMDARAFGVVEFDAEGKAISLEEKPAKPRSNHAVTGLYFYDNTVVAHAKRLAPSPRGEIEITDLNRIYLEQDALHVERLGRGFAWLDTGTADGLLDAANLVATVERRQGMKIACLEEIAWRNHWIDNAALLRQADQIGKNAYADYLRRLTQDVR; encoded by the coding sequence ATGAGAAAAGGCATCATCCTCGCCGGCGGCCAAGGCACGCGGCTCTACCCGATGACCCGTTGCATCAGCAAGCAGTTGCTGCCCATCTTCGACAAGCCCATGGTCTATTACCCCTTGTCGGTACTGATGCTCGCGGGGATCCAGGAAATTCTGATCATTTCCACACCGACGGATCTCCCCCGTTTCAAGGAACTCCTCGGTGATGGCGCCCCCTTGGGGCTGAAGCTGTCCTACGCCGCGCAAGAGACGCCCCGCGGACTGGCTGACGCCTTCGTGGTTGGAGAGTCATTCATTGGTGACAGCGACGTCGCGCTCATCCTCGGGGACAACATTTTCTATGGCGTCGGCCTCTCCACGTCGCTGGAGCGCGCCATGAGCAGACGTCAGGGCGCCACGGTGTTCAGCTACGAGGTCATGGATGCCCGTGCGTTCGGCGTCGTCGAGTTCGACGCCGAGGGCAAGGCCATCAGCCTGGAGGAAAAACCTGCAAAGCCTCGTTCCAATCATGCTGTCACCGGTCTGTACTTCTACGACAACACCGTGGTCGCGCACGCGAAACGCCTCGCGCCTTCCCCGCGGGGAGAGATCGAGATCACGGACCTGAACAGGATCTACCTGGAGCAGGATGCGTTGCATGTCGAGCGGCTGGGACGCGGATTCGCCTGGCTGGACACGGGTACGGCCGATGGGCTCCTCGACGCCGCGAACCTGGTCGCCACCGTCGAGCGCCGCCAGGGCATGAAGATCGCGTGCCTGGAAGAAATTGCCTGGCGCAACCACTGGATCGACAATGCAGCGTTACTGCGCCAGGCCGACCAGATCGGCAAGAATGCCTATGCTGACTATCTTCGCCGGCTGACGCAGGACGTCCGCTGA
- the rffA gene encoding dTDP-4-amino-4,6-dideoxygalactose transaminase: MDTIPFNRPPITGREIDYLKHVIDSGNLAGDGPYTQKCHAWLASQLGSPHALLTHSCTGALEIAALLCDIQPGDEVIMPSFTFVSTANAFVLRGATCVFVDIRADTLNLDETLIEAAITDKTRAIVPVHYAGVGCDMDTINAIAARHGLKVLEDAAQGLGATWRGQALGTLGDFGALSFHGTKNIVAGEGGALLVRDDAHAEHAEILREKGTDRSRFLRGDVDKYTWQDVGSSYLPSELTAAFLLAQLEDSQAITARRLAAWQRYRDALLPLEAAGKLRLQAIPEEARHNGHIFSLVLDSEAQRTRVLQALREQSIQATSHYVSLHASPAGLRHGRASGALSVTEHVSSAQVRLPVYADITESDQARVIATLCSAL, from the coding sequence ATGGACACCATCCCCTTCAATCGTCCGCCGATCACCGGCCGTGAAATCGACTACCTGAAACACGTCATCGACAGCGGCAACCTGGCGGGAGATGGCCCCTACACACAGAAATGCCACGCATGGCTGGCGTCCCAGCTGGGCTCCCCCCATGCCCTGCTGACGCACTCCTGCACGGGCGCGCTCGAGATCGCCGCCTTGCTCTGCGACATCCAGCCCGGCGACGAGGTCATCATGCCCTCGTTCACATTCGTCAGCACCGCCAACGCCTTCGTGCTGCGCGGCGCGACCTGCGTGTTCGTGGACATCCGGGCGGACACGCTGAACCTTGACGAAACGCTCATCGAAGCCGCCATCACGGACAAGACGCGCGCCATCGTACCCGTGCACTATGCCGGCGTCGGCTGCGACATGGACACCATCAATGCCATCGCGGCGCGCCACGGACTCAAGGTATTGGAAGATGCCGCCCAGGGACTCGGCGCGACGTGGCGAGGCCAGGCGCTGGGCACGTTGGGAGATTTCGGCGCGCTCAGCTTCCACGGGACGAAGAACATCGTCGCCGGCGAAGGCGGCGCACTGCTCGTGCGTGACGATGCGCATGCGGAACACGCCGAGATCCTGAGGGAGAAAGGCACCGACCGCTCGCGCTTCCTGCGTGGCGACGTCGACAAATACACGTGGCAGGACGTTGGTTCGTCATACCTGCCCAGCGAGTTGACCGCGGCCTTCCTGCTTGCGCAGCTCGAGGACAGCCAAGCCATCACGGCACGACGGCTGGCCGCCTGGCAGCGCTATCGGGATGCCCTGCTGCCTCTGGAGGCTGCGGGCAAACTGCGGTTGCAGGCCATCCCTGAAGAAGCGCGGCACAATGGCCACATCTTCTCGCTCGTGCTGGACAGCGAAGCGCAACGTACGCGCGTCCTGCAGGCGCTGCGGGAACAGAGCATCCAGGCGACCAGCCACTATGTATCGCTGCATGCGTCGCCCGCCGGCCTGCGCCACGGCCGTGCATCCGGCGCACTGAGCGTGACCGAACACGTCTCCAGCGCGCAAGTGCGCCTTCCCGTGTACGCGGACATCACGGAGTCGGACCAAGCGCGCGTCATTGCGACGCTTTGCTCAGCCCTCTGA
- a CDS encoding GtrA family protein, producing MSGRVSPDASVAVNTKMSDRAGRLRLLKQLISYGTIGVLSNLAGYLVYLGLTTLGTTPKMTMTVLYAVGATLSFLANRKLTFSHEGSLLGAAGRYVLAHLVGYSINFALLWGFVDRLGYPHQWVQAIAIFVVAAFLFVAMRLFVFRPAASMPKNSEG from the coding sequence ATGTCTGGCCGAGTGAGCCCGGACGCATCTGTGGCGGTGAATACGAAGATGAGTGACAGGGCCGGGCGTTTGCGCCTGCTGAAGCAGCTGATCTCCTATGGCACGATAGGGGTACTCAGCAATCTGGCGGGCTATCTGGTCTACCTGGGCCTGACGACGCTGGGTACGACACCCAAGATGACGATGACCGTGCTTTATGCGGTGGGCGCCACGTTGAGCTTCCTGGCTAACCGGAAGCTCACGTTTTCCCACGAGGGCAGCCTGCTGGGCGCTGCGGGCCGTTACGTGCTGGCCCACCTCGTGGGGTACTCGATCAATTTCGCGCTGCTGTGGGGCTTTGTCGACCGGCTGGGCTACCCGCATCAATGGGTTCAGGCCATTGCCATTTTCGTCGTCGCGGCCTTTCTCTTCGTGGCGATGCGGCTCTTTGTCTTTCGCCCCGCGGCCTCAATGCCCAAAAACTCAGAGGGCTGA
- a CDS encoding glycoside hydrolase family protein: MQDSAAIQLWRPLGQVQDGLAGLDWAASHASYPTALPLDDRRVRVYFSPRDSQGRSQLASLDIEIDRDRHARIGAVRGPLLAPGARGAFDADGVTVSCVVSVSDTLLAYYLGWSLGKGVPFTNFIGLAVSHDAGSTFVRHAVAPIVGRSEANPFTLGYPWVLRDGDAWTMWFGSHLAWGAQGLEMQHVVKSATSPDGLQWQADSRTVVGLAGAADPQEYAVSRPCVVARGERQFMWYARRNPDYQLGFASRRTGGDWVRQDDQLRFLGQPEAWEDTERTYPCVFALQGTYYMLYNGNGYGRSGFGLARLENPECLAE, from the coding sequence ATGCAGGACAGTGCCGCAATTCAGCTATGGCGCCCCTTGGGTCAGGTGCAGGATGGCCTGGCTGGGCTGGATTGGGCCGCCAGTCACGCCAGTTACCCGACGGCATTGCCGCTCGATGACCGCCGTGTGCGGGTGTATTTCTCTCCCCGTGATTCTCAAGGCCGATCCCAGTTGGCGAGTCTCGATATCGAAATCGACCGGGACAGGCATGCACGGATCGGCGCGGTGCGCGGTCCGTTGCTTGCGCCGGGCGCTCGTGGCGCCTTCGACGCGGATGGCGTGACGGTGTCGTGCGTGGTGAGTGTCAGCGACACCCTGCTGGCGTACTACCTGGGTTGGTCCCTGGGCAAGGGCGTGCCATTCACTAACTTCATCGGGCTTGCGGTCTCGCACGATGCGGGTTCGACCTTCGTGCGCCATGCCGTTGCGCCCATCGTGGGCCGCAGCGAGGCCAATCCGTTCACGCTGGGCTATCCATGGGTGTTGCGCGATGGTGATGCGTGGACGATGTGGTTCGGTTCCCACCTGGCCTGGGGGGCGCAGGGGCTGGAGATGCAGCATGTCGTGAAGTCCGCGACCTCGCCGGATGGCTTGCAGTGGCAGGCTGACTCCCGGACCGTGGTGGGCCTGGCCGGTGCGGCGGACCCGCAGGAGTACGCAGTGTCCCGGCCTTGCGTGGTGGCGCGCGGTGAGCGGCAGTTCATGTGGTACGCCCGGCGCAATCCTGACTACCAGCTCGGTTTCGCGTCGCGGCGGACCGGCGGCGATTGGGTACGGCAAGATGACCAGTTGCGGTTCCTGGGGCAGCCCGAGGCCTGGGAGGACACCGAAAGGACCTATCCCTGCGTCTTTGCGCTACAAGGCACGTATTACATGCTCTACAACGGCAATGGCTATGGTCGTAGCGGATTCGGCCTGGCCAGGCTGGAGAACCCTGAATGTCTGGCCGAGTGA
- a CDS encoding acetyltransferase, translating to MKPLVIFGAGDIAELAHYYFTTDAGREVAAFTVDRAYLPDGDFQGLPVVAFEEVAQRFPPDTHDMFIALSYTKLNRLRREKFDAARAAGYRLASYVSSRCTYLAPNPPGENGFILEDNTVQPFVSIGENVTLWSGNHIGHHSTIEDDVFIASHVVVSGGVRIGEACFIGVNATLRDHLVIGPRCVIGAGVTLLADAEPEGVYAAAAAERSRVPSSRLKRI from the coding sequence ATGAAGCCTCTCGTCATCTTCGGCGCTGGCGATATTGCCGAGCTTGCGCATTATTACTTCACCACAGATGCCGGGCGCGAGGTGGCGGCGTTTACGGTCGACAGGGCGTACCTGCCCGACGGTGATTTCCAAGGCTTGCCCGTGGTGGCGTTCGAAGAGGTGGCGCAGCGCTTCCCACCCGATACCCACGATATGTTCATCGCGCTCAGCTACACGAAACTGAATCGGTTGCGCCGCGAGAAATTCGACGCGGCAAGGGCGGCGGGATATCGCCTGGCCAGCTATGTCAGTTCGCGATGCACCTATCTCGCACCGAACCCGCCTGGGGAGAACGGCTTCATCCTGGAGGACAACACCGTCCAGCCTTTCGTCTCGATCGGCGAGAACGTGACGCTCTGGAGCGGTAATCACATCGGCCATCACAGCACGATTGAAGACGACGTCTTCATTGCGTCTCACGTCGTGGTATCGGGTGGCGTGCGCATTGGCGAAGCCTGCTTCATCGGTGTGAATGCCACCTTGCGTGACCATCTCGTCATCGGCCCGCGTTGTGTCATCGGCGCAGGCGTCACGCTGCTGGCAGACGCCGAGCCCGAGGGCGTCTATGCCGCGGCAGCAGCCGAACGTTCGAGAGTGCCCAGTTCGCGCCTCAAGCGCATTTGA
- a CDS encoding class I SAM-dependent methyltransferase — MPNTDNLLREVADYYTGKLRTYGTTSRGVDWSTEEGQNLRFAQLRRLLPPGEVPCSLHDIGCGYGALLRFLAASHPGVTYQGWDISEEMILAARAAAGVHDGASFHIGASPDAQADYCVASGIFNVRLSRGDEEWLAYMTSTLDVMDRASTKGFAFNCLTSYSDEDRKRPDLYYADPGFWFDLCKRKYARNVALLHDYDLYEFTILVRK, encoded by the coding sequence ATGCCGAACACCGATAATCTCCTGCGTGAGGTCGCCGATTACTACACCGGCAAGCTGCGCACGTATGGCACGACATCTCGTGGCGTGGACTGGAGCACCGAGGAAGGCCAGAACCTGCGGTTCGCGCAACTGCGCAGGCTGCTGCCGCCTGGCGAGGTGCCGTGCTCGCTGCATGACATCGGCTGTGGCTACGGCGCATTGCTGCGGTTCCTGGCGGCCAGCCATCCGGGGGTGACGTACCAGGGCTGGGACATCAGCGAGGAAATGATCCTCGCAGCCCGCGCGGCCGCGGGCGTGCATGATGGGGCGAGCTTTCACATCGGTGCCTCGCCTGACGCCCAGGCAGATTACTGCGTGGCCAGCGGCATCTTCAACGTTCGCCTCAGCCGTGGCGACGAAGAGTGGCTGGCCTATATGACCTCCACGCTGGATGTCATGGATCGCGCCAGCACCAAGGGGTTTGCATTCAACTGCCTGACGTCCTATTCGGACGAGGACCGGAAGCGTCCCGACCTGTACTACGCGGATCCGGGATTCTGGTTCGACCTGTGCAAACGTAAATACGCCCGCAATGTGGCGTTGCTGCACGATTATGATCTCTACGAGTTCACTATCCTGGTAAGGAAATAG
- a CDS encoding glycosyltransferase family 2 protein, protein MKLSIVTTLYRSSPHLEEFHRRASEVARAHAGQDYEIVMVNDGSPDDSLQIALALMQGDPHLKVVDLSRNFGHHKAIMEGLVHSAGEEVFLLDSDLEELPEWLPDFARQRLDDAADVVYGVQARRKGGWMERWSGELFYILMRGLAGISLPRNLVTARLMTRRYVDALLQFREREVFLAGLWYLTGFRQVAQQVTKLSHSETTYGFRQKAYLLVNSVVSVSNRPLILIFYTGMSIFAAALLYTAYLVFNWLIASRPPDGWTSVMVSVWLLGGLVISFLGVIGIYLSKVFSETKQRPNTIVRKVHVHAEHR, encoded by the coding sequence ATGAAGCTCTCGATCGTCACCACTCTCTATCGCTCCTCGCCTCATCTGGAGGAGTTTCATCGCCGGGCCAGCGAAGTGGCCCGGGCGCATGCCGGACAGGATTACGAGATCGTCATGGTCAATGACGGTTCGCCGGATGATTCCCTGCAGATCGCCCTGGCGCTGATGCAAGGCGATCCACATCTGAAGGTCGTCGATCTTTCGCGTAACTTCGGACATCACAAAGCCATCATGGAAGGGTTGGTCCACAGTGCGGGGGAGGAAGTGTTCCTGTTGGACAGTGACCTGGAAGAGCTGCCGGAATGGCTGCCCGACTTCGCCCGGCAACGGCTCGACGATGCCGCCGACGTCGTGTACGGCGTGCAGGCGCGCCGAAAGGGGGGCTGGATGGAGCGCTGGTCTGGCGAGCTGTTCTACATACTCATGCGCGGGCTGGCGGGCATTTCGCTGCCGCGCAATCTGGTCACGGCCCGATTGATGACCCGGCGTTACGTGGACGCGCTGTTGCAGTTCCGCGAGCGCGAGGTGTTTCTTGCGGGGCTGTGGTATCTCACCGGTTTTCGCCAGGTGGCGCAGCAGGTGACCAAGCTCAGTCACAGTGAAACGACTTACGGTTTCCGGCAAAAGGCCTATCTGCTGGTCAACTCGGTCGTTTCCGTCAGCAATCGTCCGTTGATCCTTATTTTCTATACGGGCATGAGCATTTTCGCCGCCGCCTTGCTCTACACCGCCTATCTTGTATTCAATTGGCTGATTGCCTCCCGGCCGCCCGACGGCTGGACATCCGTCATGGTGTCCGTCTGGTTGCTGGGCGGACTGGTGATTTCCTTCCTGGGCGTGATCGGCATCTATCTGTCCAAGGTCTTCTCCGAAACCAAGCAGCGCCCCAACACCATTGTCAGGAAAGTGCACGTCCATGCCGAACACCGATAA
- a CDS encoding WbqC family protein codes for MSTPKTVAIIQSSYIPWKGYFDMIRRADAFIFLDDVQATRRDWRTRNRIKTANGEQWLSVPVHQDRQTRICDVHVSDPKWAAKHWRSIEQAYARAPFMAELRSWLAGLYEQAGELQRLTDVNRFFIEAWAQYLGISTTYHASYDLVPLDELDALDPTTRLAVLCQRAGGTHYLSGPSAQAYMDVSIFSSRGMSVEWMRYDGYPEYPQLHGPFRHDVSLLDLLLMTGPDARAYLNQSTDGLLASSLA; via the coding sequence ATGTCCACTCCCAAGACCGTCGCCATCATCCAGTCCAGCTATATCCCTTGGAAGGGATACTTCGACATGATCCGGCGCGCGGATGCATTCATTTTCCTGGACGATGTCCAGGCCACGCGCCGGGACTGGCGCACGCGCAATCGCATCAAGACCGCCAATGGCGAGCAGTGGCTGAGCGTGCCGGTGCACCAGGATCGCCAGACGCGAATCTGCGATGTCCACGTCTCTGATCCCAAGTGGGCTGCGAAGCACTGGCGCTCCATCGAGCAGGCCTATGCGCGCGCGCCCTTCATGGCCGAGTTGCGCTCCTGGCTGGCTGGCCTGTATGAGCAGGCTGGCGAGCTGCAGCGTTTGACCGACGTCAACCGATTTTTCATTGAGGCCTGGGCGCAGTACCTGGGTATTTCCACGACGTACCACGCATCTTATGATCTCGTGCCGCTGGACGAATTGGATGCGCTGGACCCTACGACCCGCCTTGCCGTGTTGTGCCAGCGCGCGGGCGGCACCCATTATCTTTCCGGTCCGTCGGCACAGGCGTACATGGACGTATCCATCTTCAGCTCGCGTGGAATGAGTGTCGAGTGGATGCGTTACGACGGCTACCCGGAATACCCTCAGTTGCATGGGCCGTTCCGCCATGATGTGTCGCTGCTGGACCTGCTGCTCATGACCGGGCCCGATGCCCGAGCCTATCTGAACCAATCGACCGACGGCCTCCTGGCGTCCTCCCTGGCATGA
- the rfbB gene encoding dTDP-glucose 4,6-dehydratase, with the protein MILVTGGAGFIGGNFVLDWLAQGDEPLVNLDALTYAGNLQTLASCQGDPRHVFVHGDIADGACVAALLARHRPRAIVHFAAESHVDNSIAGPRAFVRTNVQGTFELLEAARSYWSGLPAGEREAFRFLHVSTDEVYGTLAPEDPAFSETTPYQPNSPYSATKAASDHLVRAWHHTYGLPTLITNCSNNYGPYQFPEKLIPLVIRRALTGESLPVYGDGQQVRDWLYVGDHCAAIRRVLDAGQPGETYNIGGLNEQTNLSVVAQICGLLDARAPRADGLPYARQIAFVTDRPGHDRRYAIDARKIASELGWRPAQTFADGLALTVDWYLEHAEWVDGVISGAYQRREDLRL; encoded by the coding sequence GTGATCCTCGTGACAGGTGGGGCCGGCTTCATCGGCGGGAATTTCGTGCTCGATTGGTTGGCGCAGGGCGATGAGCCCCTCGTCAACCTGGATGCGCTCACCTATGCGGGGAATCTGCAGACGCTTGCTTCCTGCCAGGGAGATCCCAGGCACGTCTTCGTGCATGGCGACATCGCGGATGGCGCCTGTGTGGCCGCTCTGCTGGCCCGGCACCGACCAAGGGCGATCGTGCACTTCGCGGCAGAGTCGCACGTGGACAACTCCATTGCCGGTCCGCGCGCCTTCGTGCGGACCAATGTGCAGGGCACTTTCGAGTTGCTGGAGGCCGCGCGCTCCTATTGGTCCGGGCTACCGGCCGGCGAGCGCGAGGCATTTCGTTTCCTGCACGTCTCCACCGACGAGGTCTACGGAACCTTGGCGCCCGAGGATCCCGCTTTCAGCGAAACCACGCCTTATCAACCGAACAGCCCTTATTCGGCGACCAAGGCAGCCAGCGACCATCTCGTGCGAGCCTGGCATCACACCTATGGGCTGCCCACGCTCATCACTAATTGCTCCAACAACTATGGCCCCTACCAGTTTCCGGAGAAGCTCATTCCCCTGGTCATCCGCCGGGCACTGACGGGCGAGTCGTTGCCAGTCTATGGCGATGGCCAGCAAGTGCGTGACTGGCTGTATGTCGGCGATCACTGCGCGGCCATTCGCCGGGTGCTCGACGCAGGGCAGCCAGGTGAAACCTACAACATCGGCGGCCTGAACGAGCAGACTAATCTGTCAGTCGTGGCGCAGATCTGCGGTTTGCTGGATGCCCGGGCGCCGCGTGCCGACGGTCTTCCCTACGCCCGGCAGATCGCATTTGTCACGGACAGGCCCGGCCATGACCGTCGTTATGCCATCGATGCGCGCAAGATTGCCAGCGAGCTGGGCTGGCGCCCGGCTCAGACGTTCGCGGATGGACTTGCCCTGACCGTCGACTGGTATCTTGAACATGCTGAATGGGTCGATGGCGTCATCAGCGGCGCCTATCAGCGCCGCGAGGACTTGAGGCTGTAG